In Lutra lutra chromosome 13, mLutLut1.2, whole genome shotgun sequence, one genomic interval encodes:
- the FBP1 gene encoding fructose-1,6-bisphosphatase 1, giving the protein MTDQAAFDTNIVTLTRFVMEEGRKARGTGEMTQLLNSLCTAVKAISTAVRKAGIAHLYGIAGSTNVTGDQVKKLDVLSNDLVINMLKSSFATCVLVSEEDKHAIIVEPEKRGKYVVCFDPLDGSSNIDCLASIGTIFGIYKKSSTDEPSEKDALQPGRNLVAAGYALYGSATMLVLAMVNGVNCFMLDPAIGEFILVDKDVKIKKKGNIYSINEGYAREFDPAVMEYVQRKKFPSDNTAPYGARYVGSMVADVHRTLVYGGIFLYPANKKSPNGKLRLLYEGNPMAYVMEKAGGLATTGKEAILDIVPTDIHQRAPVILGSPEDVKEFLEICKKHAAR; this is encoded by the exons ATGACGGACCAGGCGGCTTTCGACACGAATATCGTCACCCTGACCCGCTTCGTCatggaggagggcaggaaggcCCGCGGCACGGGCGAGATGACCCAGCTGCTCAACTCGCTCTGCACGGCGGTCAAAGCCATTTCCACGGCCGTGCGCAAGGCGGGCATTGCGCACCT CTATGGAATTGCTGGCTCTACCAATGTGACTGGTGATCAAGTGAAGAAGCTAGATGTCCTTTCCAATGACCTGGTTATTAACATGTTAAAGTCATCATTTGCCACTTGCGTACTTGTGTCAGAAGAAGATAAGCACGCCATTATAGTGGAGCCAGAGAAAAGG GGTAAATACGTGGTCTGTTTTGATCCCCTTGATGGATCTTCCAATATCGACTGCCTTGCGTCCATCGGAACAATTTTTGGCATCTACAAAAAG AGTTCAACTGATGAGCCTTCTGAGAAGGACGCTTTGCAGCCTGGCAGGAACCTGGTAGCTGCTGGCTATGCCCTGTATGGCAGTGCCACCATGTTGGTCCTGGCCATGGTGAATGGCGTCAACTGCTTCATGCTGGACCCG gCTATTGGAGAGTTTATTTTGGTGGACAAAGATGTGAAAATCAAGAAGAAAGGGAACATCTACAGCATCAATGAGGGTTATGCCAGGGAATTTGATCCTGCTGTCATGGAGTATGTCCAGAGGAAGAAGTTTCCCTCG GACAACACAGCCCCTTACGGTGCCAGGTACGTGGGCTCCATGGTGGCTGATGTCCACCGCACCCTGGTCTATGGAGGGATCTTTCTGTACCCCGCGAACAAGAAGAGCCCCAATGGAAAG ttgAGACTGCTATACGAAGGTAACCCAATGGCCTACGTCATGGAGAAGGCGGGAGGATTGGCTACCACTGGGAAGGAAGCTATACTGGATATTGTTCCCACTGACATCCACCAGAGGGCGCCAGTCATCTTGGGGTCGCCTGAAGACGTGAAGGAGTTCCTGGAGATCTGTAAGAAGCACGCTGCCAGATGA